Proteins from a genomic interval of Methanothrix sp.:
- the mptA gene encoding GTP cyclohydrolase MptA, whose protein sequence is MDRLPDVQACHPAYPINLTRVGVTGVKKLVKVERSGERPIVLISNFEVFVDLPSSRKGANLSRNTEAIDEVLEEEISRPVYEIEELCGKIALRLLERHEYATRAEVKMKSEYIVKRQTPATMVNCQEVVDIFAEARATTFPDPHVRKLVGAEVIGTTACPCAQEIVREQMRRDLLNLGLSADAIEDFLARVPVATHNQRGRGSISIEVSDRKCVSIDRIIRIIEESMSSKVYGLLKRPDEALVVSRAHMNPMFVEDCVREMAQRVVAAFTDLPDDAVVTLKQINEESIHRHNAFAERVAKMGELRAELAAIQETQRCASQI, encoded by the coding sequence TTGGACAGACTGCCGGACGTTCAGGCCTGTCACCCCGCATACCCGATCAACCTCACAAGGGTCGGGGTGACGGGAGTGAAGAAGCTCGTGAAGGTCGAGAGGAGCGGTGAGAGGCCCATCGTTCTCATATCGAACTTCGAGGTGTTTGTGGATCTCCCATCGAGCAGGAAGGGCGCGAACCTCTCGAGGAACACCGAGGCCATCGATGAGGTTCTGGAGGAGGAGATCTCGAGGCCTGTTTACGAGATAGAGGAGCTCTGCGGCAAGATCGCCCTGCGTCTGCTCGAGCGGCATGAGTACGCGACGAGGGCTGAGGTGAAGATGAAGAGCGAGTACATAGTGAAGCGTCAGACCCCTGCGACGATGGTGAACTGCCAGGAGGTGGTTGACATCTTCGCGGAGGCGAGGGCCACGACATTCCCCGATCCACACGTCAGAAAGCTCGTCGGCGCTGAGGTCATCGGCACCACAGCATGCCCCTGCGCCCAGGAGATAGTGAGGGAGCAGATGCGCAGGGATCTCCTCAACCTCGGCCTCAGTGCGGATGCGATCGAGGACTTTCTGGCAAGGGTTCCGGTGGCAACGCACAACCAGCGTGGACGCGGCAGCATATCGATAGAGGTCAGCGACAGGAAATGCGTCTCCATAGACCGCATAATAAGAATCATAGAGGAGTCGATGTCCTCGAAGGTATACGGCCTGCTGAAGCGCCCTGATGAGGCTCTTGTCGTATCGCGGGCACACATGAACCCGATGTTCGTGGAGGACTGCGTCCGGGAGATGGCCCAGAGGGTCGTCGCAGCGTTCACCGATCTCCCAGATGACGCGGTCGTCACGCTGAAGCAGATAAACGAGGAGAGCATACACAGACACAATGCGTTCGCCGAGCGGGTGGCAAAGATGGGAGAGCTGCGGGCGGAGCTCGCTGCGATCCAGGAAACGCAGCGCTGTGCTTCTCAGATCTAG